A DNA window from Calliphora vicina chromosome 1, idCalVici1.1, whole genome shotgun sequence contains the following coding sequences:
- the LOC135963978 gene encoding uncharacterized protein LOC135963978, whose protein sequence is MKLQVAIIFVTLAVVSAKFELRTKDDALRAHEECREDNYVPDEIYEKYLNYEFPEHKRTKCYVKCWVEKMELFRERKGFDEKNIIYQFSHEHPHYLANISHGLEKCIDHNESESDVCTFAHRVFSCWLKINRPAVRKILADIDAKEGRVIAECLDRISNPEINTTDLLEILKNYSNWTFEEIPCFARCVVAEKGWFDIDLHRWNKQKIVDDLGENLYNYCRYEFSRSFKNGCTYAFKGLKCLKDAELNVIVTYSHLLECINEKATSMSQLLEYYHFPKGERIPCLFNCFATRAQLYDDNNEWVTKNWLKAFGPPRDVNMENVAVCRVPNERRKTMNVCAWMYEEYNCWERFNYNTNGSVAYRKALRKSNGHKMF, encoded by the exons ATGAAATTGCAAGTGGCTATAATTTTTGTAACATTGGCTGTG GTCTCGGCCAAATTTGAGCTTCGTACTAAAGATGATGCTTTAAGAGCCCATGAAGAATGTCGCGAGGACAATTATGTTCCCGATGAGATATACGAAAAATACCTCAACTACGAATTCCCCGAACACAAACGTACCAAGTGCTATGTTAAATGTTGGGTTGAGAAAATGGAATTATTCCGCGAAAGAAAAGGTTTCGATGAGAAGAATATTATCTATCAGTTCAGCCATGAACATCCCCATTACTTGGCAAATATAAGTCACGGTTTGGAAAAGTGTATCGATCACAATGAATCTGAATCAGATGTTTGTACATTTGCTCACCGCGTCTTCTCCTGCTGGCTTAAGATTAATCGTCCTGCTGTTCGTAAAATCTTAG CCGATATCGATGCTAAGGAGGGACGTGTCATTGCTGAGTGCTTAGATC GTATCTCT AATCCAGAAATCAATACCACAGATCTGTtagagattttaaaaaattattccaatTGGACATTTGAGGAAATACCTTGTTTTGCCAGATGTGTAGTGGCCGAGAAGGGATGGTTTGACATTGATCTTCATCGTtggaataaacaaaaaattgttgatgATTTGGGTGAAAATCTGTACAATTATTGTCGTTATGAATTCAGTCGTTCCTTTAAAAATGGATGTACTTATGCTTTTAAGGGTTTAAAATGCTTGAAGGAT gCGGAATTAAATGTCATTGTTACGTACTCCCATCTGCTGGAGTGTATTAATGAAAAGGCCACTAGCATGTCACAGCTCTTGGAATATTATCACTTTCCAAAAGGTGAACGCATACCCTGCCTCTTTAATTGTTTCGCCACCAGAGCTCAATTGTATGACGACAATAACGAATGGGTTACAAAGAATTGGCTCAAGGCATTTGGTCCGCCCAGAGATGTAAATATGGAAAATGTAGCGGTATGTCGTGTACCAAATGAGAGAAGAAAAACCATGAATGTGTGTGCTTGGATGTACGAGGAGTATAATTGTTGGGAGCGTTTCAATTATAATACAAATGGTTCGGTGGCTTATCGCAAGGCATTGAGAAAGAGCAATGGCCACAAAATGTTTTAA